The Kitasatospora albolonga nucleotide sequence GCGACGCCGCCACGGCCGCGCGGCGCATGCAGGCCGCCAGATTCGGTGACGGGACGACAGCGACGGCCTGACACGACGAGGTGAAGCGGTCGCGCGATGGCGCCTCTACCGCATCACTCGCAGCGCTGCGGCCGAAGCGACCAGGCCCTCCCGCTCCAGCGAGGCGATCACATCGGACACCACCGCGTCAGGGGGCACCATCCACGCGTCCGCTATCTGTGTCAGCACCCCGTAGACCAACTGGGGCGACAGGCCGACCTGCGCTTCGATGAACGCGTCCGGATGGACAGCCTGGACGTCCCAGACCGACAACTTGTCGGCCGGGAAGTCCTTGAGGTTGAACGTGACGATCACCTGAGCCTTCGCGCGGACAGCCGCCGCGAGAACGTGCCGGTACAGAACGTCGGCGTCGTAGACGGCGGTGAAGGCCATGGCCTCAGTTCATTCTCATCTCCTGGCCGAGCTGAGTGAGCTCGTCCGCCACCAGGCGGCGATGGTGGTCGTCCTGACGCTTGTACTCCAGTAGAGAGGACGCGGTGATCCTGCGGTGTGTGCCGACGGTCCTGTACTCGATTTCCCCCGCCTCCAGCAGCCCGATGAGGAAAGGGCGGGACACGTTGAGCATGTCGGCGGCTTGCTGGGTGGTGAGTTCGGCGTCGGAGGGAACGACGGACACGGCGCGGCCGGCGCCGAGGTGGGCGAGGAGCGACGCGAGAAGCTCCACGGCCTCGCGGGGGAGGATCAGGGGTTCAGAGTTCTCCCCCTGAACGCTGACGCGGACCTGGGACGCTTCTTGATGCTCCGCCAAGTACGTCCGAACCCGCGCGAGGGCGTGGTTGGCGGCTTCCTTCTTGTCGTCCGGAAGCTTGACCGGACGAAGGTCGGTCTTTGTCATGGGGCGCCCCTAGGTGTGGGCCGACCGCCGTTGGCGCGGCGGAGAGCTGACGACGATGGCGGGCCTCATGAGTTTTGGCGCAAACATGAAGCCCACTGACGTGAGGGCAGTGGCGACGGGTCCGGTGGTGCCCAGTGACTGACCCGCTATCCGCAGTATCCGCAGTATCCGCAACAAACGCAACATCTTGAAGATGTGGATCATCTGGATGGACCCTGTGGGCGAGGGGCGGCCTCCCCGGCGCTCATCCCGCCGGGGAGGCCGCCTGTGGTGCGGCTGCCTGCTGCTCCGGGCTCAGCTGCCGCAGGCGCAGCCCGCTGCCGTCGGCTCGGGTGTCACGGTTTCGGCGGCCTCGCTCCCGCTGGTGCAGCAGGCGCCGCCTTCGGGTGCGGGGGTCTTGGTGAGCTGGTCGGCGTCGGCCTTGACGACGTAGACCTCCCACGGCTCCTTGCCGGGGCCGTGGACCCACACCTTGTCCTGGAGCGCGTAGCAGCAGGAGGTGTCGTTCTCCTCGAACGTGGCGAGGCCCGCCTCCTTGAGCCGGGTGGTGGCGGCGCTGACCTCGTCGGTGGTCTCCACCTCCACGCCGAGGTGGTCCAGGCGGGTTTCCTGGCCCGGCTCACCCTCGATGAGGACGAGCTTGAGCGGCGGGGCGGTGATCGCGAAGTTCGCGTAGCCGGGGCGGCGCTTGGCGGGCTCGACGCCGAAGAGCTGGGAGTAGAACGTGACCGACGCTTCGAGGTCGGCGACGTTGAGGGCGAGTTGGGCACGGGACATGACGGTCTCCCTGGTTGGGTTGTATCGATGTCTGTCGATGCAACCTTGTGCTCTGCATCGAAGAATGTCAACATAGAAGCATGTCGAAACAAGAGCTCGTGGTGCTCGGCCAGGACGCCGCCGCCGAGGGGTGCTGCCCCGCCCTGCTGGCCACCCCCCTGGACGAAGGCCAGGCCGAGACGCTGGCGAAGGTGTTCAAGGCCCTGGGTGACCCGGTCCGGCTGCGGCTGCTGTCGATGATCGCCTCCCGTGCGGGCGGGGAGGTCTGCGTCTGCGACCTCACGCCCGCCTTCGACCTGTCCCAGCCGACGATCTCCCACCACCTCAAACTGCTGAAGCAGGCCGGGCTCATCGACTCCGAGCGGCGCGGAACCTGGGTGTACTACCGGCTGCTGCCACAGACGACCGACCACCT carries:
- a CDS encoding DNA-binding protein — translated: MTKTDLRPVKLPDDKKEAANHALARVRTYLAEHQEASQVRVSVQGENSEPLILPREAVELLASLLAHLGAGRAVSVVPSDAELTTQQAADMLNVSRPFLIGLLEAGEIEYRTVGTHRRITASSLLEYKRQDDHHRRLVADELTQLGQEMRMN
- a CDS encoding glyoxalase/bleomycin resistance/dioxygenase family protein: MSRAQLALNVADLEASVTFYSQLFGVEPAKRRPGYANFAITAPPLKLVLIEGEPGQETRLDHLGVEVETTDEVSAATTRLKEAGLATFEENDTSCCYALQDKVWVHGPGKEPWEVYVVKADADQLTKTPAPEGGACCTSGSEAAETVTPEPTAAGCACGS